The Pseudomonas asiatica genome has a segment encoding these proteins:
- the tcyJ gene encoding cystine ABC transporter substrate-binding protein, producing MSKFAKPLLNASLALLLGAGLLGQAFAGEQLKTIQEKGVINVGLEGTYPPFSFQDENGKLTGFEVELSELLAKELGVKAKVQPTKWDGILAALESKRLDVVINQVTISEERKKKYDFSEPYTISGIQALILKKKAEQLNIHKAADLAGKKVGVGLGTNYEQWVKKDVPQADVRTYEDDPSKFADLRNGRIDAILIDRLAALEYAQKAKDTELAGDAFSRLESGVALRKGEPELLAAINKALDKLKADGTLAKLSEKYFGADVTK from the coding sequence ATGTCGAAATTCGCCAAACCGCTACTCAACGCCAGCCTGGCACTCCTGCTGGGTGCCGGCCTGCTCGGCCAGGCCTTCGCCGGCGAGCAGCTGAAGACCATCCAGGAAAAAGGCGTGATCAACGTCGGCCTCGAAGGCACCTACCCACCGTTCAGCTTCCAGGACGAAAACGGCAAGCTGACCGGCTTCGAAGTGGAACTGTCCGAATTGCTGGCCAAGGAGCTGGGGGTAAAGGCCAAGGTGCAGCCGACCAAGTGGGACGGCATCCTCGCCGCACTGGAGTCCAAGCGCCTGGACGTGGTGATCAACCAGGTGACCATTTCCGAAGAGCGCAAGAAGAAGTATGACTTCTCCGAGCCTTACACCATCTCCGGCATCCAGGCGCTGATCCTGAAGAAGAAGGCCGAGCAGCTGAACATCCACAAGGCCGCAGACCTGGCCGGCAAGAAGGTAGGCGTGGGCCTGGGCACCAACTACGAGCAATGGGTCAAGAAGGACGTGCCGCAAGCCGATGTGCGCACCTATGAAGACGACCCGAGCAAGTTCGCCGACCTGCGCAACGGCCGCATCGACGCCATCCTGATCGACCGCCTGGCCGCGCTGGAATACGCGCAAAAAGCCAAGGACACCGAACTGGCCGGCGATGCCTTCTCGCGCCTGGAAAGCGGCGTGGCCCTGCGCAAGGGCGAGCCGGAACTGCTGGCAGCGATCAACAAGGCACTGGACAAGCTCAAGGCTGACGGCACGCTGGCCAAGCTGT